One region of Longimicrobium sp. genomic DNA includes:
- a CDS encoding OsmC family protein: protein MPEGVQVEYPIEVTWEGGRRWRGGPAGGPSLVVDGNREVSPSPVDTLVVALASCSAIDVVDYLEKRRTPPSSISVSVRFSRAPEPPRRLTDAHLAFRVASDSSREHVERAIQLSFDKYCSVANSLAPDTRLGWSLELEPATAAVGGE, encoded by the coding sequence ATGCCGGAGGGCGTGCAGGTCGAGTATCCCATCGAGGTCACCTGGGAGGGCGGGCGGCGCTGGCGCGGCGGCCCCGCGGGCGGCCCGTCGCTGGTCGTGGACGGCAACCGCGAGGTGTCGCCCAGCCCCGTCGACACGCTGGTGGTGGCGCTGGCGTCGTGCTCGGCCATCGACGTGGTCGACTACCTGGAAAAGCGCCGCACGCCGCCGTCTTCGATCTCCGTCTCCGTGCGCTTCTCGCGCGCGCCCGAGCCGCCGCGGCGCCTGACCGACGCGCACCTGGCCTTCCGCGTGGCCAGCGACTCGTCGCGCGAGCACGTGGAGCGCGCCATCCAGCTCTCCTTCGACAAGTACTGCTCCGTCGCCAACTCGCTGGCGCCCGACACGCGGCTGGGCTGGTCTCTCGAGCTGGAGCCGGCGACGGCGGCTGTCGGGGGCGAATAA
- the lysC gene encoding lysine-sensitive aspartokinase 3, producing the protein MTGPTVMKFGGTSVEDAAAFERVAAIVAARMEMRPVVVVSAMARFTDALVAAVRQAAAGEPAEAAASLDEHLHRHAAVVRALIPAAARQELVDELEAARHTLADLLRIIAAHPGTRPPLHDEVVSFGERLSSLLVAAVLRARGLPGRWVDARRCVRTTAAHTRAEPLMDATRAATRAEAGPLLGAGEIPVLGGFIGAAENGATTTLGRGGSDYSAALVGAALDAGEIQIWTDVTGFLTADPRVVPHALQIPRLSYAEAAELAFFGAKVLHPRTIQPAVAQHIPVRVCNSRDPGAEGTWIEDQSEPSPRAVKAIAHKTGTTLVQVTAARMLGAYGFLRAFFEVFERHRASVDVVATSEVSISASLDDPAALPALIPDLERLGTVGVEEGNAIVCVVGEGLGASPGVAGEVFGAIRDVNVRMISQGASRINLTFVVGQDRVREVVRRLHATFFEE; encoded by the coding sequence ATGACCGGGCCAACGGTGATGAAGTTCGGCGGCACGTCGGTGGAAGACGCGGCCGCCTTCGAGCGCGTGGCCGCCATCGTCGCCGCGCGGATGGAGATGCGGCCCGTGGTCGTGGTCTCGGCGATGGCGCGCTTCACTGACGCGCTGGTGGCCGCCGTGCGCCAGGCCGCCGCCGGCGAGCCCGCCGAGGCCGCCGCGTCGCTCGACGAGCACCTGCACCGGCACGCCGCCGTGGTCCGCGCGCTCATTCCCGCGGCGGCGCGGCAGGAGCTGGTGGACGAGCTGGAAGCGGCGCGTCACACGCTGGCCGACCTGCTGCGCATCATCGCCGCGCACCCGGGGACGCGGCCGCCGCTGCACGACGAGGTGGTGTCGTTCGGCGAGCGGCTGTCGTCGCTGCTGGTGGCCGCCGTGCTGCGCGCGCGTGGACTGCCGGGGCGCTGGGTGGACGCGCGCCGCTGCGTCCGCACCACCGCCGCGCACACCCGCGCCGAGCCGCTGATGGACGCCACCCGCGCCGCCACCCGCGCCGAGGCCGGCCCGCTCCTGGGCGCGGGCGAGATCCCCGTGCTGGGCGGCTTCATCGGCGCGGCCGAGAACGGGGCCACCACCACGCTCGGCCGCGGCGGCTCGGACTACAGCGCGGCGCTGGTCGGCGCCGCGCTGGACGCCGGCGAGATCCAGATCTGGACCGACGTCACCGGCTTCCTGACCGCCGATCCGCGCGTCGTCCCGCACGCGCTGCAGATCCCCCGCCTCTCCTATGCCGAGGCCGCCGAGCTGGCCTTCTTCGGCGCCAAGGTGCTGCATCCCCGCACCATCCAGCCCGCGGTGGCGCAGCACATCCCCGTGCGCGTGTGCAACTCGCGCGACCCCGGGGCCGAGGGGACGTGGATCGAGGACCAGTCCGAGCCCAGCCCGCGCGCCGTGAAGGCTATCGCCCACAAGACCGGCACCACGCTGGTGCAGGTGACGGCGGCGCGGATGCTGGGCGCGTACGGCTTCCTGCGCGCGTTCTTCGAGGTGTTCGAGCGCCACCGCGCCTCGGTGGACGTGGTGGCCACCAGCGAGGTCTCGATCTCCGCCTCGCTCGACGACCCGGCGGCGCTCCCCGCGCTCATCCCCGACCTGGAGCGGCTGGGCACCGTGGGCGTGGAGGAGGGGAACGCGATCGTGTGCGTGGTGGGCGAGGGGCTGGGCGCCAGCCCGGGGGTCGCGGGCGAGGTGTTCGGCGCCATCCGCGACGTGAACGTGCGCATGATCTCGCAGGGTGCGTCGCGCATCAACCTGACCTTCGTGGTCGGCCAGGACCGCGTCCGCGAGGTCGTCCGCCGCCTCCACGCCACCTTCTTCGAGGAGTGA